The following are from one region of the Paenibacillus sp. JZ16 genome:
- a CDS encoding tyrosine-type recombinase/integrase gives MGKIEDLNWENCSAIVNGKGSKQREVYFTTECKVWLKKYLAGREDNCKALFVTDTHPSRRMAIPTIRWALKRLAGRGEIEVNLYPHRFRHTYACQLLDNGAPLDFIQGMLGHEKASTTQIYAQLRGERRRELYRRFF, from the coding sequence ATGGGAAAAATCGAGGATCTTAACTGGGAAAACTGCTCTGCAATTGTTAATGGCAAAGGTTCAAAGCAGAGAGAAGTTTATTTCACGACAGAGTGTAAAGTGTGGCTCAAGAAGTATCTGGCCGGCCGTGAAGACAACTGTAAAGCCTTATTCGTAACCGATACACATCCGAGTAGACGGATGGCCATTCCTACGATCCGGTGGGCGTTGAAACGGCTTGCAGGCCGAGGAGAGATTGAAGTAAATCTATATCCGCATCGATTTCGTCATACCTATGCGTGCCAACTCCTCGATAATGGAGCACCTTTAGATTTCATTCAAGGCATGCTAGGGCATGAAAAAGCATCGACCACTCAAATATATGCTCAGCTGCGCGGCGAACGACGACGAGAACTTTATCGTCGATTTTTTTAG
- a CDS encoding prolyl oligopeptidase family serine peptidase — protein sequence MSQTANKFEKEITKRVRMKYLLHLPDQHEKESSNKWPLILFLHGAGERGDDLELVKAHGIPMIAERDPSFPFITISPQCPEDSFWNAEQDGLMALVDEIIANYNVDPDRIYLTGLSMGGYGTWHLAAEYPGRFAAIAPICGGGNPNRVHELVGTPIWAFHGAKDDIVSISESEKMVDALRENGGNVSFTIYPETNHNSWTETYDNPELYSWFLGHSLMVRK from the coding sequence ATGAGTCAAACCGCAAATAAATTTGAAAAAGAAATAACTAAAAGAGTGCGGATGAAATACCTCTTACATTTGCCAGATCAACATGAAAAAGAGTCCTCAAATAAGTGGCCTTTAATCTTGTTTCTTCACGGGGCAGGTGAACGTGGAGATGATCTGGAGTTGGTAAAAGCACATGGAATTCCTATGATAGCAGAACGCGATCCTTCTTTTCCATTCATTACGATTTCCCCTCAATGCCCGGAGGATTCTTTTTGGAATGCTGAACAAGACGGATTGATGGCATTAGTAGATGAGATCATTGCAAACTATAACGTTGATCCAGATCGGATATACTTGACGGGGCTAAGCATGGGTGGTTATGGGACGTGGCACTTAGCAGCAGAATATCCAGGAAGGTTCGCAGCTATCGCTCCGATATGTGGTGGAGGTAACCCCAACCGGGTACATGAACTAGTAGGAACACCCATCTGGGCATTCCATGGCGCGAAGGATGATATAGTGTCCATTTCTGAATCAGAAAAAATGGTAGACGCACTTCGCGAAAACGGTGGAAATGTCTCTTTCACAATTTATCCTGAGACGAATCACAACTCCTGGACAGAAACATACGATAATCCGGAATTATATAGCTGGTTTTTAGGTCATTCTTTAATGGTAAGGAAATGA
- a CDS encoding MFS transporter: MKSRLVSPRSQLISLVVVLVAVFMELLDATIVSVAAPSISISLGASEAELQWTVAGYTLALAAGLITGGRIGDQFGRRRAFLIGLMGFTLASLLCALATSPAFLIAARVAQGLTGSLMIPQVFGIIRTAFTPSQRAKAFGAYGAVLGLASLAGPLLGGILVNADLLGLGWRTIFGVNVPVGIVGLILGFRYIPESRGAGSMKLDLGGAVLISFAMILILLPIVQGREWGWPWWGFVMLALSIPLIALFFMRESRLAAGGDQPILDPALLRIRAFTSGLSASLLFFGGIGSFFFLFALYLQFGTGRDALETGMAILPYAIGSIITSGIGVQFANRAGRAMLVFGSLLLAISQGILLLNVRDGVDPSYWALALPMFIGGLGIGFTAPILVNVIIAGVPGKDAGSAGAVLTTIGQIGNSIGIAILGVLFFSRLNSSFTVEENQLIAYGDALTFILPWLIACYVIAAALMLLLPAKAASEELHH; the protein is encoded by the coding sequence TTGAAAAGTCGATTAGTAAGTCCCCGTTCACAACTAATTTCTCTAGTTGTCGTCTTAGTTGCGGTTTTCATGGAATTGCTTGATGCAACGATTGTCAGTGTAGCTGCTCCTTCGATATCCATATCGTTAGGAGCCAGCGAAGCAGAGCTCCAATGGACGGTGGCAGGGTACACACTTGCGTTAGCAGCTGGATTAATAACGGGCGGACGAATAGGTGACCAGTTTGGACGGAGACGTGCTTTCTTAATAGGACTTATGGGGTTTACCTTAGCCTCGTTATTATGTGCGCTTGCTACTAGTCCGGCTTTCTTAATCGCTGCACGTGTTGCGCAAGGGTTAACTGGAAGTTTAATGATACCCCAGGTTTTTGGCATTATTCGCACAGCGTTTACGCCATCTCAACGAGCTAAGGCATTCGGAGCCTATGGTGCTGTTTTAGGTCTAGCTAGCCTGGCGGGGCCACTGCTTGGAGGAATACTTGTTAATGCTGATCTTTTGGGATTGGGTTGGCGCACCATTTTTGGGGTGAACGTACCAGTCGGTATCGTCGGTCTTATTCTTGGATTCAGGTATATACCTGAATCCCGTGGAGCTGGTTCAATGAAACTTGACTTGGGTGGCGCAGTACTAATTTCATTTGCGATGATATTAATTTTGTTACCTATAGTACAGGGACGTGAGTGGGGGTGGCCATGGTGGGGCTTCGTAATGCTTGCCTTATCCATCCCATTGATAGCGCTCTTTTTTATGAGAGAAAGCCGCTTGGCCGCAGGCGGCGATCAACCAATACTTGATCCGGCGCTTTTGCGTATAAGAGCATTTACAAGTGGTCTTTCCGCTTCCCTGTTATTCTTTGGGGGTATAGGCTCATTTTTCTTCCTATTTGCCCTTTACCTTCAATTCGGCACCGGACGGGATGCGCTTGAAACGGGTATGGCCATTCTTCCTTACGCGATAGGGTCTATCATTACATCTGGCATCGGTGTCCAATTTGCAAACCGGGCCGGTCGCGCCATGCTTGTGTTCGGCAGTTTACTTCTTGCGATCTCTCAGGGAATTCTATTGCTAAATGTCAGAGATGGTGTTGATCCATCTTATTGGGCGCTCGCCTTGCCAATGTTTATCGGCGGATTAGGGATCGGTTTTACTGCGCCTATTCTGGTGAATGTCATTATTGCTGGGGTCCCTGGCAAAGATGCTGGTTCTGCCGGTGCCGTTCTTACTACGATTGGTCAAATAGGCAACTCCATCGGAATTGCGATCCTGGGTGTCCTTTTCTTCTCTAGGTTAAACTCTTCATTTACCGTTGAAGAAAATCAATTGATTGCTTATGGCGATGCATTGACTTTTATTCTTCCCTGGCTAATTGCATGTTATGTTATAGCGGCTGCTCTCATGCTTTTGCTGCCAGCAAAAGCAGCCTCTGAGGAACTTCATCACTGA
- a CDS encoding MarR family winged helix-turn-helix transcriptional regulator — protein sequence MDNPELRDVTEHREQIVNELRRFGANYAELSHRFATSLNLHSTDAIALIEIFYAEDIGSPLSPARLSERISLSSGATTALLNRLERAGHIYRTREATDRRMVTLHSGPNVQAHTAQFFGPLANHVDSMLREYTDLQLIQYVTFLNKFNSTMRLVLDEQQQEPNSE from the coding sequence ATGGATAATCCAGAACTTAGAGACGTCACTGAACACCGCGAGCAAATTGTAAATGAACTTCGACGGTTTGGTGCGAATTACGCCGAGCTTTCACACCGATTTGCAACTTCGCTTAATTTACATTCTACTGACGCTATTGCATTAATAGAGATTTTCTACGCGGAGGATATTGGTTCTCCACTATCGCCTGCACGGTTAAGTGAGCGTATTTCGTTATCGTCGGGAGCAACCACTGCATTGCTCAACCGTCTTGAACGTGCTGGGCACATATATCGTACTCGCGAAGCTACCGATCGACGGATGGTTACTCTACATAGCGGTCCTAATGTCCAAGCGCATACTGCACAGTTTTTTGGACCTCTCGCTAACCACGTAGATTCAATGCTCAGAGAATATACGGACTTGCAGTTGATTCAATATGTGACTTTTTTAAACAAGTTTAACTCGACTATGAGATTAGTCCTGGATGAACAACAACAAGAACCCAATTCAGAATAA
- a CDS encoding VOC family protein: protein MSMRSTPFIMLDGQAAEAIEFYREALNSKLLFKTTYGEGTDADGLPDEVKTRISHAVLQTGENDLMVADIFPGKSIVIGDQVNICITATQQIEIEEMYKKFSEKGQVIFPLQETEFSPCFGIVKDHFNITFQFFMNDTTSSWS, encoded by the coding sequence ATGTCAATGCGCTCAACACCATTTATTATGCTGGATGGACAAGCTGCGGAAGCGATTGAGTTTTACCGGGAAGCGTTGAACTCGAAATTACTGTTCAAAACTACGTACGGGGAAGGCACGGATGCCGATGGTTTGCCTGATGAAGTGAAGACTCGTATTTCCCATGCTGTGTTGCAAACCGGTGAAAATGATTTGATGGTCGCTGACATCTTTCCGGGGAAATCTATTGTAATCGGAGATCAGGTAAATATTTGCATTACAGCTACGCAACAAATCGAGATTGAAGAAATGTATAAAAAATTCAGTGAAAAAGGACAAGTTATATTCCCGTTGCAAGAAACTGAATTCAGTCCCTGCTTCGGAATAGTGAAAGATCATTTTAACATTACATTTCAGTTCTTCATGAATGATACAACAAGCAGTTGGAGCTGA
- a CDS encoding DUF3600 domain-containing protein, whose product MSLDERLKTAFKEETKEWNAPTELKEKILNKVVHIQGGRQMKKWVVVCILAATLLIPTGAFAGYSYIADSIYGSRENIGVTQKQYDGLEAKLQTAKQNLSEEEFTKWMSLLKELGTLNLKVADANGDFHIERLSVGEQKIYRRLTAELEPLFRKLNEVQSTKGEAKPIDSATFWNGVLDEAGQILSKEEFDEFQKLVNELMAYDAKTLDPDGSVHIERLSKEDQTNIEQVEQQLQPFFKKLGITIKPKD is encoded by the coding sequence ATGAGTCTCGATGAAAGATTGAAAACTGCTTTTAAGGAAGAGACCAAAGAATGGAACGCACCAACGGAGCTCAAGGAAAAAATATTAAACAAAGTCGTACACATTCAAGGAGGAAGGCAAATGAAAAAATGGGTCGTTGTATGTATTTTGGCCGCTACATTGTTAATCCCAACAGGTGCTTTTGCCGGTTATAGCTACATAGCTGATTCCATCTATGGTTCGAGGGAAAATATCGGAGTAACTCAAAAACAATATGATGGGCTGGAGGCAAAGCTGCAGACCGCTAAACAAAACCTAAGTGAAGAGGAGTTTACAAAATGGATGTCCTTACTAAAAGAATTGGGCACCCTTAATTTGAAAGTTGCCGATGCAAATGGGGATTTTCATATCGAGAGATTGAGTGTAGGAGAGCAAAAAATCTATAGAAGGTTAACCGCAGAGCTAGAGCCACTCTTTCGCAAATTAAATGAAGTTCAATCAACGAAGGGAGAAGCTAAACCTATAGATAGCGCTACTTTTTGGAATGGAGTGCTAGATGAAGCAGGGCAAATATTAAGCAAAGAAGAGTTTGATGAGTTTCAAAAATTAGTAAATGAATTAATGGCTTATGACGCCAAAACACTTGATCCGGATGGTAGTGTTCATATTGAACGGCTATCAAAGGAAGATCAAACGAATATAGAGCAAGTGGAACAGCAGTTGCAACCATTTTTTAAGAAGTTGGGCATTACAATTAAGCCGAAAGATTGA
- a CDS encoding sigma-70 family RNA polymerase sigma factor, which translates to MNHQSEYARLISLTLAGSRDAFGELYEATIKDVYNTVYFLIREPSDAEDVVQEIYIQVYRSLEKFDVSRPFRPWLMGVVMRQVQAYRRKSWTHVRIIKKAERIDQAVVYDFSSEVVNKVSNQSLLACVNRLPYKLKLVVILHYMNDYTQEEIAATLEIPLGTVKSRINAALQKMRKKRKIAFWLWERWRS; encoded by the coding sequence ATGAATCATCAATCTGAATATGCAAGGCTTATTTCGCTTACGCTGGCCGGGAGCCGTGATGCGTTTGGTGAGTTATATGAAGCAACCATTAAGGACGTGTACAATACTGTTTATTTCCTTATTCGGGAACCATCAGATGCAGAGGATGTCGTTCAGGAGATTTATATTCAAGTATACCGGTCTCTTGAAAAGTTTGACGTAAGCAGGCCGTTTCGGCCTTGGTTAATGGGAGTGGTCATGCGGCAAGTTCAGGCTTACCGCAGAAAGAGTTGGACACATGTGCGGATCATCAAAAAAGCTGAACGGATTGACCAAGCCGTGGTCTACGATTTCTCAAGTGAGGTGGTCAACAAAGTATCGAATCAATCGCTACTTGCATGCGTAAATCGACTTCCTTATAAGCTGAAGCTAGTAGTTATTCTGCATTATATGAATGATTACACGCAAGAAGAAATTGCAGCCACATTAGAAATCCCTCTTGGTACGGTAAAATCGCGGATTAATGCTGCTCTGCAAAAGATGCGCAAAAAAAGAAAAATAGCATTCTGGCTATGGGAAAGGTGGAGGAGCTAA
- a CDS encoding extracellular solute-binding protein produces MFVNKKRWVSSALAAMMAVTLLAGCGNGSSDQASQPGNGSTVSEEGGENAMGKPKLMFWNLDGNAEADSYGVTALKEKFDIDVEFVSVGREAFKEKLNLMIASGEIPDWWKEPSFPEYDKFLQQEVAAEVPQDLIEEHMPKYVAWLKRYLGDDPFRYVRRDGKIYGLPVLWDIGIDGMQLGFREDWLKKVGIAKKPETLEEMEAALTAFRNNDPDGNGKKDTYGITSSAESIGSLYSSVFGAFDVYPSIFVEKEGKVVRGEIEPGAKQALEVLHRWYKNELIDPEFVVNKASNVEDKVLTDKVGAIEYYWWAFVPGNAFLGGEQWYDKLKQKKADFNWAVSPGVKGPEGKYGMAQYHPSFASGVMFGKQLNDNREKLIKYLQVFETTQFDPEMYEKLNFGEKGKTWNIGEKGTVQFIPPYNDEKERKRAGIGGYSMSGSFNDYDFQTTYTSEESLRQLAKDTRAQGTRNIDILAPFNKPIYNEYQDKLSQFTLQQYVDFITGRQSLSEFDNYVAKWKSMGGDKVLEEAQKVYEENFKN; encoded by the coding sequence ATGTTCGTGAATAAAAAACGTTGGGTGAGCAGCGCGCTCGCCGCAATGATGGCGGTGACGTTGCTGGCCGGCTGCGGCAACGGGTCGTCGGATCAGGCATCACAACCGGGCAACGGGTCGACGGTGTCCGAGGAGGGCGGCGAAAATGCTATGGGCAAGCCGAAGCTGATGTTTTGGAACCTGGACGGAAACGCCGAAGCAGATTCTTACGGAGTTACGGCGCTCAAGGAAAAATTCGACATCGACGTTGAATTTGTTTCTGTCGGCCGCGAAGCGTTCAAAGAGAAGCTGAACTTGATGATTGCTTCCGGCGAAATCCCCGATTGGTGGAAAGAGCCGTCCTTCCCGGAATACGACAAGTTTTTGCAGCAAGAGGTGGCAGCTGAAGTTCCGCAAGATCTGATCGAGGAGCATATGCCGAAATACGTGGCTTGGCTAAAGCGGTATTTGGGCGACGATCCTTTCCGATACGTTCGCCGGGACGGCAAAATTTACGGCCTTCCGGTGCTTTGGGATATCGGCATCGACGGCATGCAGCTCGGCTTCCGGGAAGATTGGCTGAAAAAAGTGGGCATTGCCAAAAAGCCGGAAACGCTCGAAGAGATGGAAGCGGCGCTAACGGCTTTCCGCAACAACGATCCGGACGGCAATGGCAAGAAGGATACCTACGGCATCACTTCGAGCGCAGAAAGCATCGGAAGCTTGTACAGCTCGGTATTCGGTGCTTTTGACGTCTATCCCAGCATTTTTGTAGAGAAGGAGGGCAAAGTAGTGCGGGGAGAAATTGAACCAGGCGCGAAGCAGGCGCTGGAAGTACTGCATCGCTGGTACAAGAACGAACTGATCGATCCTGAGTTTGTCGTCAACAAAGCGAGCAATGTGGAAGACAAGGTACTGACCGATAAAGTTGGCGCAATCGAATATTATTGGTGGGCTTTCGTACCGGGCAATGCGTTCCTCGGGGGCGAGCAATGGTATGACAAGCTGAAGCAGAAAAAGGCAGATTTTAACTGGGCGGTTTCTCCCGGCGTTAAAGGTCCGGAAGGAAAATACGGCATGGCCCAGTACCATCCAAGCTTCGCTTCCGGCGTCATGTTCGGCAAGCAGTTGAACGACAACCGCGAGAAGTTGATCAAATATTTGCAAGTGTTCGAAACAACGCAGTTTGATCCGGAAATGTACGAGAAGCTGAATTTCGGCGAGAAAGGAAAAACGTGGAATATCGGCGAAAAAGGGACGGTCCAGTTCATCCCGCCTTACAACGACGAGAAAGAGCGTAAGCGGGCGGGTATAGGCGGCTACTCGATGTCCGGCTCCTTCAACGACTACGATTTCCAAACCACCTATACCTCGGAAGAAAGCCTGCGGCAGCTGGCTAAGGACACGCGGGCGCAAGGAACGCGCAACATCGATATTTTGGCGCCGTTCAACAAGCCGATTTATAACGAGTATCAGGATAAACTGAGCCAGTTTACACTGCAGCAATATGTGGACTTTATTACAGGACGCCAATCGCTCAGCGAGTTTGACAACTACGTGGCCAAATGGAAGAGCATGGGCGGCGACAAGGTGCTGGAAGAGGCGCAGAAAGTATACGAAGAGAATTTCAAAAATTAA
- a CDS encoding carbohydrate ABC transporter permease: MFDIIQVKKSAGDKIVDGVLYIAAAIIMLATIYPFWTQIVISLDGTGADGAAYASGFILLPEQLSFESYKLAFKFDALWQGYWNTIVRTVIGVILAVLLTSITAYPLAKRDLPWNRVFTGIILFTMLFGGGTIPNYLLIKELGMYNTIWALVIPGMVGAFNVLIMRNFFREIPAEVEESARVDGAGYLRIYTQIVLPLSKPVLATVALWVGVGHWNAWFDSMIYMSDPDKQVLQVVLRKIVIQNNMTDISAVMQHIGNQTTFSGRQLQATVIMFSIIPMVIVYPFIQKYFVKGVMVGAVKG, translated from the coding sequence GTGTTTGACATCATTCAAGTAAAAAAATCGGCCGGCGACAAAATCGTGGATGGCGTTCTCTATATCGCCGCGGCGATCATTATGCTGGCAACCATCTATCCGTTTTGGACGCAAATCGTCATTTCGCTCGACGGTACGGGGGCGGACGGTGCAGCTTATGCCTCGGGCTTTATTTTGCTGCCGGAGCAGTTGTCCTTCGAAAGCTACAAGCTGGCATTCAAGTTCGATGCGCTGTGGCAAGGGTATTGGAATACAATCGTCCGTACCGTTATCGGTGTCATATTGGCGGTGCTGCTCACTTCCATCACTGCCTATCCGCTGGCCAAGAGGGATCTGCCCTGGAATCGCGTATTTACGGGTATTATTCTGTTCACGATGCTGTTTGGCGGAGGTACGATTCCAAACTACTTGCTGATCAAGGAATTGGGGATGTACAACACGATATGGGCGCTTGTCATTCCCGGGATGGTCGGCGCGTTCAATGTGCTTATAATGCGGAATTTCTTTCGGGAGATTCCTGCCGAGGTAGAGGAATCGGCCCGGGTCGACGGAGCGGGCTATCTGCGAATCTACACCCAAATCGTGCTCCCGCTCAGCAAGCCAGTCCTAGCGACGGTTGCGCTTTGGGTCGGCGTAGGGCATTGGAATGCCTGGTTCGACAGCATGATTTATATGTCCGATCCCGACAAGCAGGTGCTGCAAGTCGTGCTGCGCAAAATCGTCATTCAGAACAATATGACCGATATTAGCGCTGTCATGCAACATATCGGCAACCAGACGACCTTTTCGGGCCGGCAGTTGCAGGCGACGGTCATTATGTTCTCGATCATTCCGATGGTGATTGTATATCCGTTTATTCAAAAATACTTTGTCAAAGGTGTCATGGTCGGCGCAGTTAAAGGGTGA